Within Streptomyces antibioticus, the genomic segment CCCTCGGCGGCTCGTCGTGCCGGACGGCATGACCGCCCCCCTCGGCTGCGACGCCGTCGCCGTCCCCGCGGACCTCGGCGCGCTCCTCGTACCGCGTCTCCCGCGCGTGGGCTGTATCTACGCCGACAGCTCGCACTGGTGGTGGCTCGTCCCGTCCGACTCCGACTACGCCCTGGAGTGGCCCGCCCCCTCGCGGTACGCCACCGGCGCGATCGTGCCGGACACCCCGCGCACGCCCCACCTCTTCCACCGGCCGGACGGCACGCTTCCGTACACTCCGCCGATCCCCCTCTATCTGGCCCTGTGCCGTCTGACCGGCACCGCGCCGGCCTGGTCCCGGCCGATCAGCGCGTAACCCCCGCGCACGCCCGCGCGCACCCGCTCCCCCGCTCTGCGCCCTGTCCTGCCTCACCCCCTCCCGCGATAGTGGCCGTTCGTCCACGATCGGGGGAGGTCATCGGTGGCGAAGGAGCGACAGAGCAAACGCCCGAAGGAACAGAAGGAACGCAAGGGCCGCAGCCCCGACGAGCGCGACGTCTCCGAGTCGGAGCGGCTGCTCTTCGGCGGCCCGCTCCGCTACGACATGGGCTGGAACCAGCACCGGGACGCGTTCCTGGAGCTGGACTTCCGGGCCATGGTCGCCCGGCTGCCGTCACTGCTCGCCCTGAGCCTCCGGCTGGCCCGGCAGGCCGACCCGCGCGCGGCCAGGATCGTGCTGGGCGCGGAGATCGCCCAGGGCGCGGCGCAGGCGGTCAGTCTGCTCGCAGTCAACACCGTGCTGACCCGGCTGATCGGCACCGGCCCGATCGAGGACCGGCTGCGCGACGCCGCCCCGGCGCTGACCGTCATGGCCGTCGTCCTCCTGGTCGGGGCGCTGCTGCGGGCCGCGTCGACGTACGCCACCGGGCGGCTCGAACCCAAGGTGGAGCGGGTGGCGACCGAGCTGTACCTGGAGCGGGCGGCGGCGGTCGAGCTGTCGGCGATCGAGGACCACGCGTTCCACAAGCTGCTGGACACCGCGCAGTACGGCGCCCAGTCGGCCCGCCGGATGATCATGTACGGGGCGCGGGTGGTGAACGCGGTGATCTCGCTGGCCGCGGCGGCGGGCGTGCTCACGGTGCTGCACCCCCTGCTGCTGCCGCTGCTGGTGACGATGACGCTGCCCAGCGCGTGGAGCGCGCTGACGAACGCGCGGCGCCGCTACGAGTCCTTCCACACCTGGGTACAGCACGCGCGCGCGGGTCATCTGATCGGGAGCCTGCTCACCGAGCCGGCGGCCGCGCCGGAGATCCGGGTGCACGGGGTCGGACCGTTCCTGCTGCGGCACTTCCGGGCGATGTCGGAGACGGCGGAGGCGGAGCAGGCCCGGCTGGCCCGGCTGGCCGCCCGCACCGGGCTGATCGCGGCGGCCTGGACGGGCCTGGCGACGGCGGCGACGTACGCCACGCTGGGCGGACTGCTGCTGACGGGGACGATGGCGCTGGCGGTGGCGGGCACGGCCGTCATCGCGATCCGCTCCGGTTCGACGAGCCTGAACACGCTGGTCCTGGAGATCAACGAGCTGCACGAGGAGGCCCTGTTCGTCGGCGATCTCCAGCGGCTGTACGTCGAGGCGGCCGAGCGGGCGATCCCGGTGGGCGGGGTGGCGCTGCCGGACGATCCGCGGGAGATCCGGTTCGAGAACGTCACCTTCGGCTATCCGGGTGAGTCGGCCCGGCCCGCGCTGGACGACGTCACGCTCACGCTTCCGCTGGGCCGGATCATCGCGCTCGTCGGGGAGAACGGCTCGGGCAAGACGACCCTGGTGAAGCTGCTGGCGGGGCTGTACCGGCCGGACCGGGGGCGGATCCTGTGGGACGACGTGGACGTGGCGGACGCGGACCGGCACCGGCTCGCCGAGCGCATCGCGATGGTGGCGCAGGACTTCAAGCGCTGGCCGTTCACCGCGCGGGTCAATGTGGCGATCGGGCGGTCGTCGGCGGCGCTGACGGAGGAGCGGCTGGCCACGTCGGTCGCGGAGGCGGGCGCGGAGGACGTGGTGGCGGATCTGCCGCGCGGTCTGGACACCCTGCTGGCCCGGCATTTCAGCGGCGGGCACGAGCTGTCCGGCGGGCAGTGGCAGCGGCTCGGCATCGCGCGGGCCGCGTACCGGCGGGGCCGCATCCTGATCGTGGACGAGCCGACGGCCGCCCTGGACGCGCGGGCCGAGCTGGAGGTCTTCGAGAAGATCCGGGCGCTGGCCGACAGCGGCCAGACGGTCGTGCTGATCACCCACCGGCTGGCGTCGGTCCGGCACGCGGACCTGGTGCATGTGCTGGACCAGGGCCGGCTGGTGGAGTCCGGGACGCCGGACGAGCTGCTGGCGGGCGGCGGGGTGTATGCCGAGCTGTACGCGCTGCAGGCGGAGCAGTTCTCGGCGCCGGCGCCCACCTCGCAGGTGGGCTGACGGCTCAGTCGGTCGCGTCCGCGCGGACGATCACCAGGAAGGTGTCCGTGGCGAGGTCCATGACGACCTCGGCGGGCAGCCCCTCCATGCGCCGCGCGTGCGCGAACTCCTCCGCGGGCCACGATCCGCGCGGCCCACCTGCGGGAAAGCGTTCGAGCACGGTCCGCCCGTTCACCATCTCGCACCTCCGAAGCGTCGTACTTGTAGGAGTTAACGCCCTGCGGAGGCCGAACGGCTCGGTCGGTTGCGGTACTGAGACGTAGCTGACACGGGGTCGGCGCGGACGGTGAGGATCCGGTCACTTTCCGGACACTTCCCGCACCGTTCGTGTCGGAAGGCGTACGCGCCGTGTCAGCCGGCGGGGGACGGCTCCGGCAGCGCGGCCGACGGGCCCGTCGGGGTCGGCAGGCCCACGCGGCCGCGTCGTACGGCGAGTTCGTCGAGGAGTTCGGCGAGCCGCTCCCGGTGGGCCGCGTCGAGCCGTCCGGTGTCGTCGCGGTGGACCGCGCAGGCGGTGGTGGTGTCCACGAGCCGCTCCAGCAGGGCGGCGACCTCGTCCGCGCCCTCGCTGTGCCGGGCGAGGGCGGGCAGTTCGGCGGCGGCCCGCGCGATGGCGGCGCGGGCCTCGGCGAGCGTGCGGTACGCCTCGCGGCGCAGCGTCCAGCGGGCGGCCCGGTCGTCGTCCTCGCCGAGCGGAGCACCGGCGGTGCCCCGCTCGGCCAGCACATGGGTGAGGTAGGCGTGCGCCGCGTCGGCGGCCGTGGCGAGGCGGGCCCGGACCTGGCCACCGCGCTCCCCCGGCATCGGCAGATGCCCGACGAAGAGCACGATCCCGCAGGCGAGCAGGGTCTCCACGAGCCGTCCGACCGACGCCTGGGGCTCCCCGCCGACCATCACC encodes:
- a CDS encoding ABC transporter ATP-binding protein; this translates as MGWNQHRDAFLELDFRAMVARLPSLLALSLRLARQADPRAARIVLGAEIAQGAAQAVSLLAVNTVLTRLIGTGPIEDRLRDAAPALTVMAVVLLVGALLRAASTYATGRLEPKVERVATELYLERAAAVELSAIEDHAFHKLLDTAQYGAQSARRMIMYGARVVNAVISLAAAAGVLTVLHPLLLPLLVTMTLPSAWSALTNARRRYESFHTWVQHARAGHLIGSLLTEPAAAPEIRVHGVGPFLLRHFRAMSETAEAEQARLARLAARTGLIAAAWTGLATAATYATLGGLLLTGTMALAVAGTAVIAIRSGSTSLNTLVLEINELHEEALFVGDLQRLYVEAAERAIPVGGVALPDDPREIRFENVTFGYPGESARPALDDVTLTLPLGRIIALVGENGSGKTTLVKLLAGLYRPDRGRILWDDVDVADADRHRLAERIAMVAQDFKRWPFTARVNVAIGRSSAALTEERLATSVAEAGAEDVVADLPRGLDTLLARHFSGGHELSGGQWQRLGIARAAYRRGRILIVDEPTAALDARAELEVFEKIRALADSGQTVVLITHRLASVRHADLVHVLDQGRLVESGTPDELLAGGGVYAELYALQAEQFSAPAPTSQVG